In Lycium ferocissimum isolate CSIRO_LF1 chromosome 7, AGI_CSIRO_Lferr_CH_V1, whole genome shotgun sequence, the sequence tatttgatatactaaaattaactatatatttaaaaattaaaaaaataaataaattttttttattaaaaatatacgaatatgatttaaatacGTCTTTAAATTAAACCTAAACGTGTGGGAAAAAAGTTATGTTTGTAAAACGTGGGAGGATGCGTTTTACAAATTATGTTTGTAAAAGCGTGGATCCCTCCCGCGCGCCctcacgttttacaaatataagtCAATAGTCCcgacaattaaaaaaaaaacagatatattgaattttaataaaacttttggtttataccgtgtatttttatagcTTTTTTGGAGGAGGAAGCCTTCTGTTGGTTTAGTACTATCTTCCTCTTCATTTTTTGGTTGGGCACCATAGGACTCATAAACTGCATGCTCTGACTAGTATATATAACTATGTTCTAGATCATAGAAAGAAACAACTTTATATCATTGTGGCCAAAATTAAAGTATATATGTGTAATAGTAGTTAATTTTTAATTAGTGCTTTTATGGATTAAAATGATAAGCTTGTAAGTATAGTATGCAGTGAAATTAGTGTTAAAATTATAAACTTccaggttgttattgttgagaTGAAGGAACTGTTCTCGCATGTAACCAACGTAGTCATGATCAGTTTAATTGAATTTAAATGTGAAATAGTAGTTTAATAAATCAATGCAATGGTTGATCTTATTTTCAAACTGCAGTGGTTGATCTTATTTTCAAACTTAACAACGAAATAAGTTCTAGTCTCTGATAATGTCAATAAAGATTTAGAGTACTAATTCATTTCAGATTATTGTAAATTCATTTTAACTTGGGAAGTTGCTTTTATATCTTATTTCGCAACCTAGTCTCCTTTTCCTCAATCGATCTTCCTTATTTTCATGACTATTTCAAATGGACGTACGGATTAGCTGATTCTTAGGTAAATCAATTTAGTCTTTGTAGTTGTTCAAGGAAGTTGAATTAAAAATTCAAgtgattaaaaaattaattaccaTCAATGACTTGTTAATCCAGAAGCCTGATCCACAATTTGTTTATGGGAAATTAACGACCAATTCAAACGAATGTTCATCTATAAATACATAGCTCTtttcttgttatgtttgtgAAAAATCAACATAGCAATTAATTAAAGATCAATTAATTTGAATTGTTTCATAAGATAGTTTATTTCTAGTAGCAATGTCTCTCAAGTCAATTGTACTGACCATAGTCATTATGGCTGTGTTATCTTCAATGAGCCATGCATTTGATCCTAGTCCTCTCCAGGATATTTGTGTTGCTGTTGACGACTCCAAGGCTGctggtaaaatatcaaattacaaTTACGATATTTATAGTTTTTTATGAAGGTTTATGCACATTTATTATAgcctttttgttattttcttttaattaattagagaTTCTTTTGCAGTTTTTGTGAATGGAAAAATTTGCAAAGATCCAATGAAGGTTGTGGCGGATGATTTCTTTTTCTCTGGTATAAACATGCCCGGAAACACTTCAAATCAAGTTGGATCGGCTGTAACTAATGTGAATGTCAACAATTTACCTGGACTCAACACTCTGGGCATTTCATTAGCACGTATTGATTATGCGCCATACGGTCTCAACCCACCTCATATTCACCCCCGAGGAACCGAGCTTATTACCGTCATTGAAGGCACGCTCTATGCTGGCTTTGTCCTT encodes:
- the LOC132064491 gene encoding germin-like protein subfamily 1 member 13, which gives rise to MSLKSIVLTIVIMAVLSSMSHAFDPSPLQDICVAVDDSKAAVFVNGKICKDPMKVVADDFFFSGINMPGNTSNQVGSAVTNVNVNNLPGLNTLGISLARIDYAPYGLNPPHIHPRGTELITVIEGTLYAGFVLSNPGPNMKNRLFTKILKAGDVFVFPFGLIHFQLNIGKTKAVAISRLSSQNAGVITVANAVFGSEPPINPYVLTKAFQVDKKVVDYLQSQFWWDNN